A genomic segment from Streptomyces sp. NBC_00654 encodes:
- a CDS encoding pentapeptide repeat-containing protein yields the protein MFTVVVAAVVAVVGLWYSNVQTRQANEQAQQANTQARDDRALAKEGQITDRYTAAVGNLGEDKVDVRLGGIYALQRIMQDSRRDHPTIADVLAAYIRTHAAKPPAKGQDVPADVHAALTVLATRDTTRDGTFLLDLHAAKLPNINLLAAIKSGAALAGTDLSDADLHGADLLGVNLRRADLGNTDLRNADLRNVNLRDVNLRGANLRDVNLSFVNLSGADLSDANLRGANLSVADQHGADLSDVNLNIADREFTNLDIADLDIADLSIADQRVVTMGAHMSGVNLSSADLTGADLTGADLTGVNLSGVNLSGADLTGVNLSGADLSGADLSNANLRGADLTRAQNLTRKQVDSTITDSETQLPASLR from the coding sequence TTGTTCACCGTTGTGGTCGCCGCGGTCGTGGCGGTGGTGGGTCTCTGGTACTCGAACGTTCAGACCAGGCAGGCCAATGAGCAGGCCCAGCAGGCCAATACTCAGGCGCGGGATGACCGGGCGCTGGCCAAGGAGGGGCAGATCACCGACCGGTACACGGCAGCGGTGGGCAACCTCGGTGAGGACAAGGTGGACGTGCGGCTGGGCGGCATCTATGCCTTGCAGCGGATCATGCAGGACTCCCGCCGCGACCATCCCACCATCGCCGACGTCCTCGCCGCCTACATCCGCACCCACGCCGCCAAACCCCCAGCAAAGGGCCAGGACGTCCCGGCCGACGTCCACGCCGCCCTCACCGTCCTCGCCACCCGCGACACAACCCGGGACGGCACTTTTCTCCTGGATCTCCATGCCGCCAAGCTCCCCAACATCAACCTCCTAGCCGCAATCAAGTCGGGGGCGGCCTTGGCAGGCACGGACCTAAGCGACGCGGACCTGCACGGCGCGGACCTGCTCGGTGTGAACCTACGCCGCGCGGACCTGGGCAACACGGACCTGCGCAACGCGGACCTGCGCAACGTGAACCTGCGCGACGTGAACCTGCGCGGCGCAAATCTGCGCGACGTGAACCTGAGCTTCGTGAACCTGAGCGGCGCGGACCTGAGCGACGCGAACCTGCGCGGCGCAAACCTGAGCGTCGCGGACCAGCACGGCGCGGACCTGAGCGACGTGAACCTAAACATCGCGGACCGGGAGTTCACGAACCTAGACATCGCGGACCTAGACATCGCGGACCTGAGCATCGCCGACCAGCGGGTCGTCACCATGGGTGCGCACATGAGCGGTGTGAACTTGAGCAGCGCGGACCTGACCGGCGCGGACCTGACCGGCGCGGACCTGACCGGCGTGAACCTGAGCGGCGTGAACCTGAGCGGCGCGGACCTGACCGGCGTGAACCTGAGCGGCGCGGACCTGAGCGGCGCGGACCTGAGCAACGCGAACCTGCGCGGCGCGGACCTGACCCGCGCGCAGAACCTGACGAGGAAGCAGGTTGACTCAACCATTACTGACAGCGAAACGCAGCTGCCAGCCTCGCTCCGGTAG
- a CDS encoding isochorismatase family cysteine hydrolase codes for MPDAGTSIHAWRIDNRDYQRQTERRGRRFAYTSLDPARTALVVIDMVPFFLDANPYARGIVPNIQHLADRMRSAGGTVAWVLPARTERTEVGDEFHGPEAAEMFRNAGGTGPLPDRLWHGLTPGTDDLLVKKSAPSAFFPGRCPLPELLREREVNTVLITGTVTNVCCESSARDAWTLGYRVIMVADANATGRDQDHNATLRTVYRSFGDVRSTADVHALIGGG; via the coding sequence GTGCCAGACGCCGGAACGAGTATCCATGCATGGCGTATCGACAACCGGGACTATCAGCGTCAGACGGAACGGCGCGGACGCCGGTTCGCCTACACGAGCCTCGATCCCGCGCGTACGGCGCTGGTCGTGATCGACATGGTGCCGTTCTTCCTCGACGCCAACCCCTACGCCCGCGGCATCGTCCCGAACATCCAGCACCTCGCCGACCGCATGCGGAGCGCCGGCGGAACGGTCGCCTGGGTCCTGCCCGCGCGCACCGAACGCACCGAGGTCGGGGACGAATTCCACGGCCCCGAAGCGGCCGAGATGTTCCGCAACGCCGGCGGTACCGGACCGCTGCCGGACCGGCTCTGGCACGGTCTCACCCCCGGCACCGACGACCTCCTGGTGAAGAAGTCCGCACCCAGCGCCTTCTTCCCCGGCCGCTGCCCACTGCCCGAACTGCTCCGGGAACGCGAGGTGAACACGGTTCTGATCACCGGCACCGTCACCAACGTGTGCTGCGAGTCATCGGCCCGCGACGCCTGGACCCTCGGCTACCGGGTCATCATGGTCGCCGACGCCAACGCGACCGGCCGCGACCAGGACCACAACGCCACACTGCGCACGGTCTACCGGTCCTTCGGAGACGTCCGGTCAACCGCGGATGTCCATGCGCTGATCGGCGGCGGCTGA
- a CDS encoding contact-dependent growth inhibition system immunity protein yields MTVSIDRRRSLEELERDRWQAPAPDATRLIATAAALRSRPVGTLTVEDLRLLIGQDIGLPVLLPLAVEVLRDNPLAEGHMYEGDLLRAVLTRNSAVWSAYPELARQLTFIVGSLSDLSSDLRSKVERFVGHQAVQHHGPGQR; encoded by the coding sequence GTGACTGTATCTATCGACCGTCGGCGGTCCCTTGAGGAGCTTGAGCGTGATCGTTGGCAGGCGCCCGCGCCTGACGCCACCCGTCTCATCGCGACGGCGGCTGCTCTGCGGAGTCGGCCGGTCGGGACTCTGACTGTTGAGGACCTGCGCCTGCTGATCGGGCAGGACATTGGGCTGCCGGTGCTTCTTCCGCTCGCGGTGGAGGTCCTTCGTGACAACCCGCTGGCCGAAGGCCACATGTACGAGGGCGACCTGCTGCGGGCGGTCCTGACCAGGAACTCGGCTGTCTGGAGTGCTTATCCGGAGCTTGCGAGGCAACTGACTTTCATCGTCGGCAGCCTCTCCGACCTCTCGTCAGACCTGCGGAGCAAGGTCGAGCGGTTCGTAGGACATCAAGCCGTCCAACATCATGGTCCGGGACAACGGTGA
- a CDS encoding SH3 domain-containing protein has protein sequence MSTRTLNSPVRTRKWATAAAASLLMAGAVLTATAPAATAVPTGSSACPGGVGWSNKSPGTGTAKGDSALLRSGPSEDCGVTYTVGTAVVLNYHCWVKNSAGNKWTHVRVDNTTFQGWVYNARLDDGGSVHPDNKC, from the coding sequence ATGAGCACACGCACACTGAATTCGCCCGTCCGGACCAGGAAGTGGGCCACCGCGGCCGCCGCATCGCTCCTCATGGCGGGCGCAGTCCTCACCGCGACAGCACCTGCGGCCACCGCCGTGCCCACCGGATCCAGTGCCTGCCCCGGCGGTGTCGGCTGGTCGAACAAGTCCCCCGGGACGGGCACCGCCAAGGGGGACAGTGCCCTGCTCCGTTCCGGTCCCAGCGAGGACTGCGGCGTCACCTACACGGTCGGCACCGCGGTGGTGCTGAACTACCACTGCTGGGTGAAGAACTCCGCCGGCAACAAGTGGACCCACGTCCGGGTCGACAACACCACCTTCCAGGGCTGGGTCTACAACGCCCGCCTGGACGACGGCGGCTCCGTACACCCGGACAACAAGTGCTGA
- a CDS encoding helix-turn-helix domain-containing protein yields MGRPENPIDPQDGPIARFAHELRKLRDEAGAPAYRAMARRAGYSGATLSQAAGGERLPTLPVLLAYVTVCRGDTADWQHRWERANAELLRLPRPADQDTEPPYRGLARFEPGDADLFFGRDHLIDDLLELARNRRVTALVGASGSGKSSLLRAGLVPHLRHTDQPAPRPAALRIITPGAHPLRTHEQRLTPVATTGGNEGAATWLIVDQFEEIFTLCRDPAERTAFIDRLLTANDPDSRLRVLIAIRADFYNRCLEHHNLTTVLRDATMPVGPMNADELREAIVKPATARGLIVERGLTARILQDIDGEPGALPLMSHALLETWRRRRGKALTEAAYDAADGLHGAITHTAETAYTTLTPAQTLLARRILLRLITPGEGTQDTRRPVDRTELDTADPTDTNAVLERLTSARLLTVDGPTIDLAHEALITAWPRLRRWIDEDRERLRIHRQLTEATHIWNNLDHDPGALYRGTRLATAEETFTTPQARSDLTLPEQEFLTTSTTTRHHEEHNATRTTRRLRRLTTTLAVLLALALTAGTIAWDQYRTSDKERRRTSTAQRVAQSRELAAQSAALLGTDSDLASLLAIQAYKSHRTPQALESLQAAAAAPLLQRLTGHNNWVHAVAFSPDGRTLTTVGDNEALLWNVTTGRLSKPVPDFSKGVSAPMSISPDGQTLATIPFSDGQEVRLWDAAAGRLRTFVGERARRTFALQFSPDGRTLATASTHGMVLWNTKTARALTTIRLQSEDYMAVMAFSPDGRTLAAIRGSDHKILLWNAATGHLRKAFPGVAGMVGSMVFSPDGQTLATAFGTNNTPVRLWDTSTGRLRRSLDKQANETTSLAFSPDGHTLATGGADHTVRLWDTATGSSVASLPGHTDIVSSVVFSPDGHTLATGSWDQTVRLWDMTATRTRAVLAGEAVSDVTFSPDGRSLATASSFPTQLDRWDIASRKPRLRVSIPFKTPGTVVFGPDRRTVLDVGFPDGGVALWDADTGHPRLSIDTKDVKGVELSPDGRTLGIHHSEMLEIWDLAAHRPRKKIPEALTDYVSSFAFSPDGHTLATERDDGKVRLWDMATGRLRRTLTGHTDGVGLLAFSPDGRTLATAGEDRVVRLWDTATGRLRKRLPGYINPRHFLEFSPDNRTLATAGIDDRTVRLWDTKTDTVVATLSGHTGMTTVVDFSPDGRTLATSSNDRTVRLWDVALPTPTAAISKICHAVGRELTKQEIAAYLPDHPTGRTCTV; encoded by the coding sequence GTGGGGCGTCCGGAGAACCCGATCGATCCGCAGGACGGGCCGATTGCGCGGTTCGCTCACGAGCTGCGCAAACTGCGGGACGAGGCCGGCGCACCCGCCTACCGGGCCATGGCACGGCGGGCCGGCTACTCCGGGGCGACACTCTCGCAGGCCGCCGGGGGCGAGCGTCTACCGACCCTGCCGGTCCTCCTGGCCTACGTCACCGTGTGCCGCGGCGACACCGCGGACTGGCAGCACCGGTGGGAGCGGGCGAACGCGGAACTCCTGCGCCTGCCCCGCCCGGCGGACCAGGACACCGAACCCCCCTACCGGGGGCTCGCACGCTTCGAGCCGGGTGACGCGGACCTGTTCTTCGGCCGCGACCACCTCATCGACGACCTGCTCGAACTGGCCCGCAACCGCCGTGTCACCGCCCTTGTCGGAGCGTCGGGCAGCGGCAAGTCCTCCCTCCTGCGCGCCGGCCTGGTACCCCACCTCCGCCACACCGACCAACCCGCCCCACGGCCCGCAGCACTGCGCATCATCACCCCCGGCGCCCACCCACTGCGCACCCACGAACAACGCCTGACCCCCGTAGCCACGACGGGTGGGAACGAGGGGGCGGCGACGTGGCTGATCGTCGATCAGTTCGAGGAAATCTTCACCCTGTGCCGGGATCCGGCCGAACGCACCGCGTTCATCGACCGGCTCCTGACCGCCAACGATCCCGACAGCCGGCTGCGCGTCCTGATCGCGATCCGGGCCGACTTCTACAACCGGTGCCTCGAACACCACAACCTGACCACCGTGCTGCGCGACGCCACCATGCCCGTCGGGCCGATGAACGCGGACGAACTGCGGGAAGCGATCGTCAAGCCCGCCACCGCCCGCGGACTGATCGTCGAACGCGGCCTGACCGCCCGCATCCTCCAGGACATCGACGGCGAACCCGGTGCCCTGCCCCTGATGTCCCACGCCCTCCTGGAAACCTGGCGCCGCCGCAGAGGCAAAGCCCTCACCGAAGCCGCCTACGACGCCGCCGACGGACTCCACGGCGCCATCACCCACACCGCCGAAACCGCCTACACCACCCTCACACCCGCCCAGACCCTCCTCGCCCGCCGTATTCTGCTCCGCCTCATCACTCCCGGCGAAGGGACCCAGGACACCCGGCGCCCCGTCGACCGCACCGAGCTCGACACCGCGGACCCCACCGACACCAACGCCGTACTCGAACGCCTCACCTCCGCCCGCCTCCTCACCGTCGACGGCCCCACCATCGACCTCGCCCACGAAGCCCTCATCACCGCCTGGCCCAGACTCCGCCGATGGATCGACGAAGACCGCGAACGCCTGCGCATCCACCGCCAGCTCACCGAAGCCACCCACATCTGGAACAACCTCGACCACGACCCCGGAGCCCTCTACCGCGGCACCCGACTCGCCACCGCCGAAGAAACCTTCACAACACCCCAGGCACGATCCGACCTCACCCTCCCGGAACAGGAATTCCTCACCACCAGCACCACCACCCGCCACCACGAAGAACACAACGCCACCCGCACCACACGACGCCTGCGCCGGCTCACCACCACCCTGGCCGTCCTCCTCGCCCTCGCCCTCACCGCAGGAACCATCGCCTGGGACCAGTACCGCACCAGCGACAAGGAACGCCGCAGAACGTCAACCGCACAGCGCGTGGCGCAGTCCCGGGAGCTCGCCGCGCAGTCGGCAGCGCTGCTCGGCACGGACTCCGACCTCGCCTCACTGCTGGCCATCCAGGCATACAAGAGCCACCGGACCCCTCAGGCGCTGGAGAGTCTCCAGGCGGCGGCTGCCGCTCCTCTGCTTCAGAGACTCACCGGGCACAACAACTGGGTGCACGCGGTGGCTTTCAGCCCCGACGGCCGCACCCTGACCACCGTCGGCGACAACGAAGCCCTGCTGTGGAACGTGACTACGGGCCGTCTCAGCAAGCCCGTTCCCGATTTCAGTAAAGGTGTGTCCGCCCCCATGTCTATCAGTCCAGACGGGCAGACTCTGGCCACAATCCCCTTTTCGGACGGCCAAGAGGTGAGGCTGTGGGATGCGGCTGCCGGCCGCCTCCGCACGTTTGTTGGCGAGCGGGCCCGCAGAACGTTCGCACTGCAATTCAGTCCCGATGGGCGTACCCTCGCCACCGCGAGCACCCACGGGATGGTTCTGTGGAATACAAAGACCGCCAGAGCTCTTACCACCATTCGTCTGCAGAGTGAGGACTACATGGCAGTGATGGCGTTCAGCCCTGACGGACGTACCCTGGCCGCCATCAGAGGTTCCGACCACAAGATCCTGTTGTGGAACGCGGCTACGGGCCACCTCCGCAAGGCCTTTCCCGGAGTTGCCGGAATGGTCGGCTCCATGGTTTTCAGCCCCGATGGACAGACACTGGCCACCGCGTTCGGCACCAATAACACTCCGGTGCGACTGTGGGACACCTCCACAGGCCGCCTCCGCAGAAGCCTCGACAAGCAGGCCAACGAGACAACGTCGTTGGCCTTCAGCCCAGACGGGCACACTCTGGCGACCGGCGGAGCTGATCACACGGTACGGCTGTGGGACACAGCCACCGGCAGCTCCGTCGCCTCGCTGCCAGGGCATACCGACATAGTGTCGTCAGTCGTGTTCAGCCCCGACGGGCATACCCTCGCCACCGGCTCCTGGGACCAGACGGTCCGGCTGTGGGACATGACAGCCACCCGAACCCGAGCAGTCCTTGCCGGGGAGGCGGTATCAGATGTGACATTCAGTCCGGATGGGCGCTCCCTGGCAACCGCCAGCAGCTTTCCCACCCAGTTGGACAGGTGGGACATAGCTAGCCGGAAGCCCCGCCTCCGGGTCTCCATACCGTTCAAAACGCCGGGCACGGTGGTCTTCGGCCCAGACAGACGGACCGTGCTCGACGTCGGCTTCCCTGACGGGGGGGTGGCGTTGTGGGACGCGGACACCGGCCACCCCCGCCTGTCCATCGACACCAAGGACGTGAAGGGAGTAGAACTCAGCCCGGACGGACGCACTCTGGGTATCCACCACAGCGAAATGCTGGAAATCTGGGACCTGGCCGCCCATCGCCCCCGCAAAAAAATTCCCGAAGCCTTGACCGATTACGTCAGCTCGTTCGCGTTCAGTCCGGATGGGCACACCCTCGCCACCGAAAGAGACGACGGAAAAGTCCGGCTGTGGGATATGGCCACCGGCCGTCTCCGCAGAACCCTGACCGGGCATACCGACGGCGTTGGACTTCTCGCCTTCAGTCCGGACGGACGCACCCTGGCCACTGCCGGCGAAGACCGCGTTGTCCGGCTCTGGGACACGGCTACCGGCCGTCTCCGCAAGAGACTGCCCGGATACATCAACCCTCGACACTTCCTGGAATTCAGTCCGGACAACCGCACCCTGGCCACCGCAGGTATCGACGACCGCACCGTACGCCTGTGGGACACAAAAACCGACACGGTAGTAGCCACACTCTCCGGACACACCGGCATGACAACCGTCGTCGACTTCAGCCCCGACGGCCGCACCCTGGCCACCAGCAGCAATGACCGGACCGTAAGACTCTGGGACGTAGCCCTGCCCACCCCTACCGCGGCGATCAGCAAGATCTGCCACGCGGTTGGGCGCGAACTCACCAAGCAGGAAATAGCCGCCTACCTACCAGACCACCCCACCGGACGAACGTGCACGGTCTGA
- a CDS encoding IS5 family transposase (programmed frameshift), with translation MGRGTWSWIVPDGLWEIAEPLIPPSKVRPQGGGTQDTPDETLFAAIIYVLVSGCAWRALPPCFGISKSTAHRRFLIWSRAGVWGRLHEEILHRLDDAGLLDLSRAVLDSAHVRAKKGGELTGPSPVDRGKPGSKMHVLSDANGLPLLVGVSAANTHDSLALKPMIAGHQTRHDPHRGRYFKPQRLHADKAYDVPHLRKWLWGKHIGVRIARKGVESSERLGRRRWVIERTMSWLTGYRRLNHRYERHPRNYLAFLGLAATLCCYKRLARLTT, from the exons ATGGGGCGGGGTACGTGGAGTTGGATTGTTCCGGATGGGCTGTGGGAGATCGCGGAGCCGCTGATCCCGCCGTCGAAGGTGCGACCGCAGGGCGGCGGGACCCAGGACACGCCTGATGAGACGCTGTTCGCCGCGATCATCTATGTCCTGGTCAGCGGCTGTGCCTGGCGGGCCTTGCCGCCCTGCTTTGGGATATCGAAGTCGACGGCCCACCGCAGGTTCCTGATCTGGTCGAGAGCCGGTGTCTGGGGCCGGCTGCACGAGGAGATCCTGCACCGCCTGGACGACGCCGGCCTGCTCGACCTGTCCCGGGCCGTGCTCGATTCCGCGCACGTGAGGGCTAAAAAAG GGGGCGAACTCACAGGTCCGAGCCCCGTGGACCGGGGCAAGCCGGGTTCCAAGATGCACGTCCTGTCGGACGCGAACGGACTGCCCCTCCTCGTCGGCGTCTCCGCGGCGAACACTCACGACAGCCTCGCGCTGAAGCCCATGATCGCGGGTCACCAAACGAGACACGACCCTCACCGAGGCCGCTACTTCAAGCCCCAGCGTCTCCACGCGGACAAGGCGTACGACGTCCCTCACCTGCGTAAATGGCTATGGGGCAAGCACATCGGCGTCCGCATCGCCCGTAAGGGAGTCGAGTCCAGCGAACGGTTAGGGCGCCGACGTTGGGTCATCGAACGCACCATGTCGTGGCTGACCGGCTACCGCCGCCTCAACCACCGATACGAACGCCACCCCCGTAACTACCTGGCCTTCCTCGGACTCGCCGCCACACTCTGCTGCTACAAACGACTCGCCCGTCTCACCACATAG
- a CDS encoding class I SAM-dependent methyltransferase, with protein sequence MTEGQFKNPRTLPHESDQERTARVSLTELMLGSPIPSDYLLDSLSLYMRRHQLVDMLSMDALYRMSMKVPGVVMEFGVFHGRHLATFTALRNIYEPYNSTRRIIGFDTFTGFPDLADLDRVSPSASLGRFATPSGYADHLRDVLDAHESLDPLAHIQRTMVVEGDVRETLPTYLSENPQTVVALAYFDLDIYEPTRAALDAIRPYLTNGSILAFDEIAHPKWPGETAALRETLGDEGMELRMLDIQGREAPIAYVRWNR encoded by the coding sequence ATGACCGAAGGTCAGTTCAAGAATCCACGCACCCTTCCCCACGAGTCCGACCAGGAGCGGACCGCCCGGGTCAGCTTGACGGAGTTGATGCTCGGCTCGCCGATCCCCTCCGACTACCTCCTCGACAGCCTCAGCCTCTACATGCGCCGCCATCAGCTGGTCGACATGCTGTCGATGGACGCGCTCTACCGCATGAGCATGAAGGTGCCCGGTGTCGTCATGGAGTTCGGCGTCTTCCATGGCCGCCACCTGGCCACGTTCACCGCGCTGCGCAACATTTACGAGCCCTACAACTCGACCCGCCGGATCATCGGGTTCGATACCTTCACCGGATTCCCCGACCTCGCCGACCTGGACCGGGTCAGTCCAAGCGCCAGCCTCGGCCGGTTCGCCACACCGTCCGGGTACGCCGACCACCTGCGTGACGTCCTGGACGCCCACGAATCCCTGGACCCGCTCGCGCACATCCAGCGGACCATGGTCGTCGAGGGCGACGTGCGGGAGACCCTTCCCACGTATCTGAGCGAGAATCCGCAGACAGTCGTCGCGCTCGCCTACTTCGATCTCGACATCTACGAGCCGACCCGCGCGGCCCTCGACGCGATCAGGCCGTACCTGACGAACGGAAGCATCCTGGCGTTCGACGAGATCGCCCACCCGAAGTGGCCCGGCGAGACAGCCGCCCTTCGCGAGACCCTCGGCGACGAGGGGATGGAACTGCGCATGCTCGACATCCAGGGGCGCGAGGCGCCCATCGCGTACGTGCGGTGGAACAGGTGA
- a CDS encoding DUF402 domain-containing protein codes for MLRHAVADRTWALVPVTVVHNTAEATLLRISAGSLYLAPHDDNGRLLRLGPDRWTPVPRLWTTHDVHYLLPRDRWFALGLLLRPGTPEPVGWYLNFQDAPVYRPWGIDTLDLELDMVAPADHRDRLRWKLKDAPRFRHLVTTGFLSKEQMRQTVAGVRELRAPDSLRDERAELLRSAGPHGPPADLATAAAFCGALPPDLTARDLPGAGCAPADVRSAQARPRAFWKRVTND; via the coding sequence ATGTTGCGTCACGCGGTCGCGGACCGTACATGGGCGCTGGTCCCGGTCACCGTGGTACATAACACGGCAGAGGCGACGCTGCTGCGGATCAGCGCGGGATCTCTGTACCTGGCGCCGCACGATGACAACGGCCGGCTACTCCGGCTGGGGCCTGACCGGTGGACGCCGGTGCCACGGCTGTGGACCACCCACGACGTGCACTATCTCCTGCCCCGCGACCGGTGGTTCGCGCTCGGCCTGCTGCTTCGCCCGGGTACTCCGGAGCCGGTGGGTTGGTACCTCAACTTCCAGGACGCCCCCGTCTACCGGCCCTGGGGCATCGACACCCTCGATCTTGAGCTCGACATGGTCGCCCCGGCCGATCATCGGGACCGACTCCGGTGGAAGTTGAAGGACGCCCCACGGTTCCGGCACCTGGTCACCACCGGATTCCTCAGTAAGGAACAGATGCGGCAGACGGTCGCGGGGGTGCGGGAGCTGCGTGCCCCGGACTCGCTGCGGGACGAACGCGCCGAGCTGTTGCGGTCCGCGGGCCCGCACGGCCCGCCCGCCGACCTGGCCACGGCCGCCGCCTTCTGCGGCGCACTGCCACCCGATCTCACGGCGCGGGATCTTCCTGGCGCGGGCTGCGCCCCGGCCGACGTACGGTCGGCACAAGCCCGGCCCCGAGCCTTCTGGAAGCGAGTCACGAATGACTGA
- a CDS encoding phosphotransferase, whose protein sequence is MTEWQEFRGGVNIVRRHGDVIHRPASAATPAIHRLLRHIHEQGFHGVPEPRGFDSEGNELLTFLDGEVHDALTPELRTPELLHSAATLLRGLHDASATFRPRSDDRWLLPVRHPAEVMCHGDAAQYNCVVKDGVAVGFIDFDAAHPGPRVWDVAYSVYRFAPLQGPDNPESFGTPEEQGRRVAAFCRAYGPGVGAEVVDVVPDRLQALIGFMRDQAAQGNEAFQQHIEEGHTDLYEADIRYVRAQRDTLRAAFEVG, encoded by the coding sequence ATGACTGAATGGCAGGAATTCCGCGGCGGCGTGAACATCGTGCGCCGCCACGGTGACGTCATCCACCGGCCTGCGTCCGCGGCGACACCGGCGATCCACCGGCTGCTGCGGCACATCCATGAGCAGGGTTTTCACGGCGTGCCGGAGCCACGGGGCTTCGACAGCGAGGGCAACGAGTTGCTCACCTTCCTTGACGGCGAGGTCCACGACGCGCTCACGCCGGAGCTGCGTACGCCCGAACTTCTTCACTCCGCGGCCACCCTGCTACGAGGCCTTCACGACGCGAGCGCCACCTTCCGGCCGCGTTCCGACGACCGCTGGCTGCTCCCGGTCCGGCATCCGGCCGAGGTCATGTGCCACGGTGACGCGGCGCAGTACAACTGCGTCGTGAAGGACGGAGTGGCGGTCGGTTTCATCGACTTCGACGCGGCACACCCCGGGCCCCGAGTCTGGGACGTCGCCTACTCCGTGTACCGGTTCGCGCCGTTGCAGGGGCCGGACAATCCGGAGAGCTTCGGCACACCGGAGGAGCAGGGGCGCCGGGTCGCCGCTTTCTGCCGGGCGTACGGGCCAGGCGTGGGCGCCGAGGTCGTGGATGTCGTCCCCGACCGGCTACAGGCCCTCATCGGCTTCATGCGCGACCAGGCCGCTCAGGGCAACGAGGCGTTCCAGCAGCACATCGAGGAGGGCCACACCGACCTGTACGAGGCGGACATTCGCTACGTGCGCGCCCAACGCGACACCTTGCGCGCCGCCTTCGAGGTGGGATAG
- a CDS encoding glycosyltransferase family 4 protein, producing MPHALLLAPWFPPSPGGAERYAHRLFTHAPQSGWTVSVATDGHTGSLRETVPEYEAGVHRLTRYTEQLADSRRVAWRSMQFAVLDDLRNVLDDLGAVDLVHANSIETAVLGRIVADHHGVPLVVTIHEHAPQNETFGRGRLQLVFRRLAPDAVVAPSSFYYDRARAEGVPSERIHLIPHGVEVPAVVPARPAAGYGPAWGLPEDTWIALCVGRIYRPKGTLELIRAAAIARRHVPRLRVMIVGPDGPSAYARAARDEARRLGLDDVVRFAGPRLPEEMPGVLSQADAIVAPSLAEGFGLAVAEGMGLGKPVVATAVGGLADLVTHGVNGEVVTAGDPQSLAEALVRLATDPERCARLGAAARRSVLEHHDVGKMAAETTALYEHLVTTRSPDRLAAPEDNTAGVTR from the coding sequence GTGCCGCACGCGCTGCTGCTGGCCCCGTGGTTCCCGCCGTCCCCAGGGGGCGCGGAGAGGTACGCCCATCGCCTGTTCACGCATGCGCCGCAGAGCGGATGGACCGTCTCTGTGGCCACCGACGGTCATACCGGGTCGCTGCGCGAAACCGTGCCTGAGTACGAAGCGGGAGTACACCGATTGACCCGCTACACCGAGCAGCTCGCGGACAGTCGCCGCGTGGCCTGGCGCTCGATGCAGTTCGCGGTGCTCGACGATCTGCGGAACGTGCTGGATGATCTCGGCGCTGTCGATCTCGTTCACGCGAACAGCATCGAGACCGCGGTCCTCGGCCGGATCGTCGCAGACCACCATGGCGTCCCGCTGGTCGTCACCATTCATGAACACGCCCCGCAGAATGAGACGTTCGGCCGGGGCCGCCTCCAGCTCGTCTTCCGCAGGCTGGCCCCCGACGCGGTCGTCGCCCCCAGCTCGTTCTACTACGACCGGGCACGCGCGGAGGGTGTCCCGTCCGAGCGTATCCACCTCATACCCCACGGTGTCGAAGTGCCGGCGGTGGTTCCCGCCCGGCCGGCCGCCGGATACGGGCCTGCGTGGGGACTGCCCGAGGACACCTGGATCGCCCTGTGCGTGGGGCGCATCTACCGGCCCAAGGGAACACTGGAGCTGATCCGGGCTGCGGCGATCGCGCGACGCCATGTGCCGCGGCTGCGCGTGATGATCGTGGGTCCGGACGGTCCGTCCGCGTACGCGCGCGCGGCAAGGGACGAGGCGCGGCGCCTGGGCCTCGACGACGTCGTCCGTTTCGCCGGTCCCCGCCTGCCGGAGGAGATGCCCGGGGTGCTGTCGCAGGCCGACGCAATCGTCGCTCCCAGCCTGGCGGAGGGATTTGGCCTGGCGGTGGCCGAAGGCATGGGGCTCGGCAAACCGGTGGTCGCCACAGCCGTCGGCGGGCTGGCCGACCTCGTCACGCACGGCGTCAACGGAGAAGTGGTGACCGCGGGTGACCCTCAGTCGCTCGCTGAGGCTCTCGTCCGGCTGGCCACGGACCCGGAACGCTGCGCCCGGCTCGGTGCCGCGGCCCGGCGCTCGGTCCTCGAACACCACGATGTGGGAAAGATGGCCGCCGAGACGACCGCACTCTACGAACACCTGGTCACGACACGAAGCCCTGACCGCCTCGCAGCGCCGGAAGACAACACCGCGGGCGTCACCCGGTAA